Genomic DNA from Paenibacillus borealis:
TTGTTTGATGAGCAGGTAGACGACTGATACAAGGTGTTGATGAACACAAGCAGGCGGGTTGCATAGGACTCCGCCAGCAGATCCTGTCCGTATGCGTCCGAGCCCAGGCAAGTAATCAATTGGTCTGCAAGCCGGCAGTACAACACCGTTTGTTCCCGCGAGAGCCGGGTAAGATTGTTCTGTCCCAAGGGATGGGATTCAAAACAGGCTAACAGATTTGAGCGGCCGCTTGAAAGTCTCTCCAAAGCTGACTTCTTGATATTCAGCCCTATCCGTTCATACATTTGATTGTCAATACAGATACAACGGTGCATTTCGCCGGGGCTGATTATGATTAAGTCGCCGGGAACCAGTTTGTAGCAGGACTGCTCCAGATACATGTAAGCATTGCCTCTCAGAAATAAATAGATTTCGTAAGCATCATGGCGGTGATAAGGCAAGGCCGGGTTAATGAGCTCGGTATCTGTTGTTTTATGAAAGCATAGCAATTCTTCCTGAATAGGGGTGAAAATATAGTTTATAGCCCGATCCATAGCGTACATTCCCTTTAATGTAATTTAATGTAATAATAGGCATTCACGCAATATATTATCGTTAATATGCAAGGATTATACAGCGAATAATTTATATAATACAGTTAAAGGAAGCGTTTGCTATAATTGTGAGAAAATTGGACAAGCAGATGTGAGGTACAGCTGCGCTTCGACCGGACTGGAGGTGATAAGAACAGGGGTTGGCCGAGATTACACGAAGAGGAGATGGAATTAATGATTTCAAGGGTAAAAAAGTCACTGTGCACCTTATTGGCCTGTGTAACTGTGCTGTCTGTAATAATGGTACCCGCACCTCCCAAGGCTTCAGCAGCAAGCGATGTGACCGTGAATTTGTCAGCCGAGAAACAGGTGATCCGCGGCTTCGGAGGCATCAACCTCCCTGCCTGGATAGGAGATCTGACTGCAGCGCAAAGAGAAACGGCCTTTGGCAATGGTGCGAACCAGCTGGGATTCTCTATTCTGAGAATCTATGTGGATGACAATAAGAGTAACTGGTACAAGGAATTAGATACGGCGAAGGCAGCTATTGCAAAGGGAGCCCTTGTTTTTGCTTCGCCCTGGAATCCCCCAAGCGATATGACAGAGACCTTCAACCACGATGGCGATACATCGGCCAAACGCCTCAGATACGACAAGTACGCAGCCTATGCCCAGCATCTGAACGATTTCGTTACGTACATGAAGAATAACGGTGTGGAGCTGTATGCGATATCGGTTCAGAATGAACCGGATTATGCCCATACCTGGACCTGGTGGACTCCCGCAGAAATGCTTAATTTTATGAAAAATAATGCCGGATCTATCAACTGCAGGGTTATAGCTCCTGAGTCGTTCTCTTACCTGAAGAATATGTCGGACCCCATTCTTAATGATGCACAGGCGCTTGCCAATATGGATATTCTGGGTGCGCATACGTATGGAACTTCGTTTAACAACTTTGCTTATCCTCTTTTCAAACAGAAGGGGGCAGGGAAAGAGCTGTGGATGACAGAGGTCTACTACCCCAACAGCAATAATAACTCGGCCAATCTTTGGCCGGAAGCACTGGAAGTAGCCTATCATATGCACAACGCGATGACAGAGGCGGATTTCCAGGCCTATGTGTGGTGGTACATCCGCCGTCAATACGGTCCGATGAATGAGGATGGCACGATCAGCAAACGCGGGGACAGCATGGCACAATTCTCCAAATTCATCCGGCCCGGGTATGTAAGGGTAGACGCCACCAAGAATCCAAATACAAACATCTACACCTCGGCCTACAAAGGAGATAACAAGGTGGTTATTGTGGCCATTAACAAAGGCACTTCGGCTGCAAGCCAGAGCTTTGTCCTGCAGAATGGCACGGCAGCGAGCGTATCCGCCTGGATCACAGACGCCAGCCGGAAGGTAGCCGCCGGGTCATCCATTAATGTGTCGAACGGTTCCTTCACGGCCCAGCTTCCGGCCCAAAGTGTGACAACCTTTGTAGCTGCACTTGGCAGCGGCAGTGGCACCGGAACGGGCACCACCTATGAGGCCGAATCAGACACAACATTGACGGCTGCAGCAGCAGAAACGACTAATGCAGGCTACACCGGCAGCGGCTACGTCAATTTTAATGCCGCAAACGATGCCGCTATTCAATGGAACAGCGTGTACTGTGCGGTTGCAGGGACCAAGAATATGAAATTCCGCTATGCGCTGGAGACCGGTACAAGAAACCTGGATGTATATGTGAATGGCACCAAGGTCATCAGCAATACCCCCTTTGCAGCAACGGGGAGCTGGTCAACCTGGGCAGAGAAGACGGTTCAGACAGCCATGAATGCCGGGACCAATACGGTAAAAGTGGTGACTACCGGTACGGAAGGACCGAATGTAGACAGTATCAATGTATTTGCCCAGTAGGTTAATGCAGTGACATTATGAACCCCGGGCCCTCCGCTTTTTGGAGGGCTAAGGCTGTTCACCAATGATTGTAATTTCCGTATTGATCCATTTGGCTACAGCTATACCTTTGGCCCTTAGCAGCAGAGTGTTGATGATATCCTCTCCCCAATTCTGCTCGTTCTGTGAAATCACCCGCGTAATCTGTCCGTTGTCCATGGCCTGCTTCAACGAAGGCGTGAGGCCCAGAGCGATATTATAGCGCGTCAGGCCTTTGGCTTTCCAGACTAGGACAGAGCTTGAGCTGGAGACATAATCCAGACTGACCAAAGCGCTGAAATGGGGATGGGCCGAGATCATTTGCTCCAGCTGCAACGCTGCGCTGTCCTCACTGCCGTCATTATGACGGATTTCCAGTACATCTATCTCGGTATGCTCCGCCAAATAATCCTGCAATCCGCGCAGCCGTTCTTGAGTGCCCCGCATGCGGGACATTCCAGACTCGACCAGAATCATCCCTTTTCCGCCAAGCAGGCGTTCCACAGTCTGTCCGATAGTAGCGCCAGTTGCTCTATTATCAGCCCCGATGAAGGCTTCTCTGCTGCTGGCAGGCGAATCCGACTCAAAACAAACCACCGGAATCCCCCGGGATACCGCTTTGTTAATAACGCTGGTAAGCGCCAGGGAATCCGCCGGGGCAATGGCGATTCCGTCTACGCCCCGCTTGATCATCATCTCCATAATCCGGATCTGCTGCTCCAGATTGGCTTCGTCAGGCGCTTGAACCAGCAGCTCTACATTATGCTTTTTTGCCACAGCTTCTGCTTTCCCGGTTATCATTTCGTAGGTGGCATTCACCATGGGATAGATAATACCGAAAGTCAGCGGCGGCTCCCCGCTCTGACTTGATGAAGAGTCCAGGGCTTCCTCCGAAGGTGTATTAGTGGCTCCGGAGGAACGGGAGCAGCCGCCAAGGATGAAGCCTGCTGCCAGCAGCAGAATAAAGACATACCGGATCCGCCTTCTGGAAGAAGTCATTAATTCCCCGCCCCTTTACGGATGGGCTGAAGCTGATCCCCGGAATTTCCGTGCTTGCGATATTCCATAGGCGTCATGCCCGTTACTTTCTTGAACAGATTGGAGAAGTAATGCTGATCATTGTAGCCTACGCTAAACGCAATCTCAAACGTTTTATGTCCCGTTGACTTCAGCAGCTCTTTGGCTTTATCCATGCGTGTGGCCGTCAGGAATTCAGTGATTGTCTGTCCGGTCGCCTGGCTGAAGGTTTTGCTCAGATGGCTGGGACTGACCCTGACCTGACTGGAGATGTCGTTAAGGGAGAGCTGTTCTTTGTCATAATGCTCACTGATATAATGCTTAACCTTGTCAATCAGCTCACGATATTTATCTGCCCCCTCGGATCTCCATTCCCATAGCCGCTCCAATAGCCGGTTCAAATAATGCAGACCTTCATCTGTATTGGAAATATGCTTCAGCTGTGTCTGGAATTCCTTAATGAGCTCTTCAGGATTTGGGGCAGCGCGAAAACATTTCTTAGCCGTCTGCACCAGCTCCAGGGTGATGTCGTTCATCAGGTAATAGGCGTATACGGATTGCCAATTCATCTGCTGGAGCTCCGCAGAGAGCTCCAGCAGAAATGCGGGAACCTGCTTGTGGTCTCCCAGCTTCAGAAACTGGATCAGCCGGTTCCGGTCGAGCAGGATACCGCTGGCGGATGGATCGAAATATGCATCAAGCAACGCTGCTGAATTCAGTCTGGACATCTTCTTGAACATCCGGTTATCCTCGGCCTCCAGATAGGAGAGATGAATGCCCTGCAGCCGTTCCCGGACATCACCCAGACTGACGGACAGCTCCAGGCCGCAAGCCGCTCTCAGCTTCTGCTTCCAAGTCCCGCAGATCTCTTCCAGGGTACGGCTCATCTGGGCCGGATTACTGCCTTTATAGATCAGGACAGTTTCAGTGCGGCTGCGTTTATAGATGAAGCCTTCTGCCAGCTCCTTCAGCAGGCCTGCGAACAGCTCTTCGGCATCCTGAGGCGCGCATGGGGAACCCGTTCCTGCATCGTTATCCGATGGATTTAACGTAAATATGGCAGTTGCATAGTAAGGGGCCATAAGCAGGAGATCCAGCTGTTCTGCCGATTCGATGGCGGCAGCGGTACTGATCAGTCCTCCGCACAGATCAGCGAACAGATTCTCGGGGGTATAGGCTTGTTTTTGTTTCATCCGCAATTCTTCATCAATCCTGGAGCTGACACTATGGAGCAGCTGCAGCAGATCCGCAGAGCTGAACGGCTTGAGACAATAATCCTCAACCCCAAGCCGTAGCGCCGCCCTGGCGTATTGGAAGTCATCATGACCGCTTAGAATAATGATTTTGATCTTTGGGAACTTTTGCCGGACGACAGAGCTCAGCTCCAGCCCGTTCATAAAAGGCATTTTGATGTCGGTAATGAGAATGTCGGGCAGCTGTTCTTCGATGACCGGAAGTGCAAGCTCACCGTCGGGGGCGTCACCGCAAAAGATAAAGCCTTCTTTCTCCCAATCTACGGATTCCCGTATACTTTCACGGATCAGGATCTCATCATCCACCAGCATAACCTTTTTCATCTTAGGGTCCCCCTGTTCTTGGGTATGCGAACGGTAATTTGTGTGCCATAACCTTCTGAACTGTCCAAGCGGATTCCATACTCGTCTCCGAAATACAGCTGCAGCCGCTGATGTACATTCTGCAGACCGAATCCGTTCTGAGCGGTGTCCGGATCCTCCGATTGAATGGGATGCTCGATATATTCTCTGAGCTGCATCAGCCGTTCTCCGGGAATGCCAATTCCGTTGTCGGCTACGGTGAGCATGATGGAGTTCGCGTCTGTATTTCCGCTAATGCTGATCAGCCCTTTGCCTCTTTTATTTTTGATACCGTGATAGAGGGCATTCTCTATCAAAGGCTGCAGCGTCATATTCAGAATCGGATATTCCTGCAGCTCCTCCGCAACTTCAATCTTGAACTCCAGAATGTCACGGTAACGCATCTGCTGGATGATCAGGTAGCTTTGGGCATGGGCAAGCTCAGAACGGATCAGCACCCAGTCCCGCCCTTTATTCAGGCTAAGCCGGAAGAACCCGGATAGCGCTTTCACGATCCGGATGACACCATCGTTATTCCCCGCTTCAGCCATCCATACAATGGAATCCAGTGTATTGTATAAAAAATGCGGATTGATCTGCGCCTGCAGCGTACGCAGCTCCGCCTTTTGCAGCTGTTGCTGCTTGCGGATGCTCTGCTCCAGCAGCGCTTTGATCTGCTCGACCATAATGTTGAAGCTTTGTCCCAGATCGGCAATTTCATCATTGCCGTCCGGTTTGACCTTGGCTTCCAGGTACCCGCTTGCCGTCAGGCGCATCTTGTGCTGCAGCAGCTGGATGGGCCGGGTCAGCCGCCGCGTAAGCAGATAATTAAGCGTTATCGCGAAAATGATGCTTAAGCCTACGCTGACTATAATCAGCTGCCTGATCCGGTTGGCTTCGGCAACAATCTCCTGCAGCGGGGCCATGCCGATAATCTTCCAGCCTGTCGATAGGGAGGAGGTATGGACAATGAACCAGGGCGGGCCGGCGGTCTGAAGCACAAAGCTCCCGCTTCCGCTTAGTTCCCCGGCAGGTAATCCCGTTTCTTGAACAAGGGCCACTGCCGCTTCTTGAACAGGCGGCACATAGATGGGGTTGTTCTGCTGATCCAGCAGGTAGAAGAACCCTGTTGTACCAATCGTCATCTTGTCGCAGAATTCCTTGATGAAGGAGTCGTTCAGATCCACAATGATGAATCCGATCACCTCATGCGTGATCCGCTGCTTGACTGCTGTCATGATCGATATGACGCCCTGATTCCTATAGGTGAAGCCGTCAACCCGGTCATAACCGGAAATCAGGGGCGGAGGAATCCGGAGAATAAGCTCGGGGTTCTGGGACAGTGTCTGGAAATGCGGATTGCGCAGCGGATTAATATTGGATTGAAAGATGCCCCTCCGCTCGCTGATCCCCTTGCCGTATAGATTAATCAGGCTGATATTGAGTACATCCTCATATTTGTAGGTGTCCCGGTAGAGTGTAAAGGTCTGCAGAATTTCCTTGGCCTCTTGATAGGTTTCAGATTGTGAGAAAAGAAAATGGATGACCTGGGGGTTATTGCTGAGCTCCAGCAGCCGCTCGGTATCTTTGAACAGATTATCGATATTCGTTCCCAGCATGTCAGCCTGAAGCATACTAGAAGCCTTGCTGTGACTGGAAATGGAAGTATAGGATTTCTGGTAAGAAATGAGGCCGACAGCGATCAGCGGTATCGTGGACAGCACAATAAACAAAGCCAGCAGTTTGGCCCTCAGACTGGAGGAGATCCAGTGTGTGATCCGCATCATCGGAAGTTCCCTTTCGCAAGTAGAGTAGATTTGGCTTCAATATATAGTTTATAACAAATTCTGGGATGCCGATACCCGAAAAGAAAGCGCAATCAAAATTCACACCTTTTAAATAAAAAAATACACAAAATCCTCCCGTGGACAGAACAATGCCAAAAATAGAAAGCAAACGCCAAAGGCTGCCCGTATAACGGACTTTTGTAAGCGGTTTATAATGGGCAGAACACCAGAACCTGGTGAATGCCGAGGGGGAGGAATAAATACGTATGAAGAGATTCGGGAAAATGGGAGTAGTGCTTGCACTTACTTTAACTATGGTCATGCTTGGAGCATGCGGCAACAATAATGGGGGGAACAAAGCGGCGAATACCGGAAATGCGGCAACGGAAGCACCGGCGGCGAATGGCGGAACCAAGACGGAGGCCAAGGACATTACGCTCGGTTTCTCGCAGGTGGGTGCAGAGAGCGGATGGCGAAGCGCCAATACGAAGTCCATTCAGGATTCAGCCAAGGAAGCGGGCTATACGCTGAAATTCTCGGATGCGCAGCAGAAGCAGGAGAATCAGATCAAGGCCATCCGTTCCTTTATCCAGCAAAAAGTGGATGTGATTGCCTTCTCCCCGGTCGTGGAATCCGGTTGGGATACTGTACTTAAAGAGGCAAAGGCTGCGGGAATTCCGGTGGTTCTGACCGACCGTGCGGTGGATTCTAAAGACACCTCGCTGTACGTTACTTTCCTTGGCTCCGATTTCGTGGAAGAAGGCCGCAAGGCGGGTGAGTGGCTGTCTGATCAGTATAAAGACGCTTCAGAGGACGTTAATATTGTGGAGCTGCAGGGAACAACAGGCTCTGCTCCAGCCAATGACCGTATGGAAGGGTTTGCCGAAGTCATCAAGAGCAATCCGCATCTCAAGGTTATTGCCTCTCAGACCGGCGATTTCACCCGGGCCAAAGGTAAGGAAGTTATGCAGGCGTTCCTGAAGGCCAATAAGGATATTGATGTGCTGTACGCCCATAACGATGATATGGCACTCGGGGCGATTCAGGCTATAGAGGCGGCAGGGCTGAAGCCGGGCGAGGATATTAAGATTATCTCTGTCGATGCGGTGAAGGACGGAATGCAGGCAGCCAGTGAAGGTAAAATCAACTTCATCGTCGAGTGTAATCCGCTGCTTGGACCGCAGCTGATGCAGGTGGTGCAGAATGTAGTAGACGGCCAGGCGGTTGAGGCCCGGATTGTGACCGAGGAATCGACCTTCACTTCCGAGCAGGCCAAGGAAGTGCTGCCTGGCCGTGAATATTAATCAGCAAGCCTAATAGAATGCGGCTAAGGCGGCCTGACAACCGCCTTAGCGTTTTCTATGGAGAATGAGGAGTGGATGCAACCATGAGCACGCAGCTGCCCATACTGCAAATGACCGGGATTCATAAACGGTTTCCGGGCGTAAAAGCATTGACTAATGTGAACCTCCGCCTGTTCCCTGGTGAGGTTCATGCCTTGATGGGGGAGAATGGTGCCGGCAAGTCAACGCTGATCAAAGTGTTGACCGGCGTCTATTCCATTGATGAAGGCGGCGTAGAAATGGAGGGTGCGCCCATTTCCCTGCACAGCCCGCTGGAATCGCAGGCTGCGGGAATCAGCACGGTATATCAGGAGGTCAATCTGTGCCCCAATCTGACAGTTGCCGAGAACATCTTCATTGGCAGAGAGCCGCGGAGATTCGGATGCATTCTATGGAAGGAAATGAATCTGCGCGCTGCGGAGCTGCTCCGGGAACGGATGAATCTGCAGATCGACGTTACCCTTCCGCTGCATATGTATTCCGTAGCGGTTCAGCAGCTGATCGCAATCGCCAGAGCGCTGAATATTTCAGCCAAGGTACTGATTCTGGACGAACCGACCTCAAGTCTGGATCAGAATGAAGTGGAGCAGCTGTTCCGCATTATGAGGAAGCTGCAAAAGGGTGGTTTATCGATATTGTTTGTCACGCATTTTTTGGATCAGATGTACGAAATCTGCGACCGGGTAACCATCCTGCGGGGCGGTGAACTTGTCGGTGAATATTGGGTTAAGGAGCTAACACGGCTGGATCTGGTCTTAAAAATGATCGGCAAGGATCTTAATTTGCTGGAAGAGCTGCCGGGTCTGGCAGCAGAATACAAGGATGCCTTGGGTGATGAGCTGATCAGGGCTGAGGGGCTGGGCCGCAAAGGCGGGATTGAGCCGTTCGATCTGTCGATCCGCAAGGGTGAGGTAGTAGGGCTGGCAGGACTTCTAGGATCGGGGCGGACAGAGGCAGCCCGGCTGTTCTTCGGTGCCGACAAACCGGATTCCGGGCAATTGACGCTGGCGGAATCAGGAGGTGGGGTACATTCGCCGCGGGAGGCCATTGGACGGCGGATCGCCTTCTGCTCCGAGAACCGCAAGACAGAGGGGATTATCGGCGATCTGACGGTAAGAGAGAATATTATCCTTGCGCTGCAGGCCAAGTACGGCACGTTCAAGACCATCTCCCGCAGGCGGCAGGAGGAGATGGCTGAAGAATATATCCGCATGCTGAATATCAATCCTCCAAATCCCGACCTGCTGATCAAGAATTTAAGCGGCGGAAATCAGCAGAAGGTTCTGCTGGCACGGTGGCTGCTGACGGAGCCTGAGCTGTTCATTCTCGATGAGCCGACACGGGGCATCGACATTGGAGCCAAGGCGGAAATTCAAAAGCTGGTGCTGACGCTCTCACGGCAGGGCATGTCATTCCTGTTCATCTCCTCCGAGCTGGAGGAAGTGCTGCGGGTCAGCGACCGGATCGCCATCTTGCGCGACCGCCGCAAAGTGAAGGAAATTTCGGATAAGGACATGAGCCAGCAGCAAATTATGCAGGCGATTGCGGGAGGCTGACACGACTATGAGCCAACTGGTAAAACATCATTTATTCTGGCCGCTGTGCGTTCTGGCTGTACTGCTGCTGTTCAACCTGTGCTATTCGCCGGACTTCTTCTCAATTACAATCCATGACGGACACTTATACGGAAGCCTGATTGATATTCTTAACTTCGGAGCACCGCTTATCCTGGTGGCCATTGGGATGACACTGGTAGTGGCAACCAAGGGCATCGACCTGTCTGTCGGCTCCATTGTCGCTATATCCGGCGCCGTTGCCTGCCTGAGCATCAGCAAAGCTTCCGACCAGAATGCCTTGGGTCTGATTCTAACCTCGGTGCTGCTGGCAGCAGGTTTGTCGCTGGTGCTTGGCGCATGGAACGGTCTGCTCGTCTCCGGGGCCGGAATTCAGCCGATTATAGCCACGCTGATTCTGATGGTTGCGGGGCGGGGGATCGCCCAACTGGTTACAGGCGGACAGATTATTACGGTAACCAGCACGAAATATGCCTATATCGGGTCCGGCTCACTTGCTGCGCTGCCATTTTCAATATTTGTCGTAGCCCTGGTTCTGGTCATTGCCGTGCTGCTTACCCGAAAGACAGCCCTGGGCCTGTTTATAGAAGCGGTGGGCTGCAATCCGGCCGCCAGCTCCATGTCCGGTATCCGCGCCCGTTGGGTTATTCTGTGGGTGTATGTATTCTGCGGTTTATGTGCCGGCATTGCCGGACTATTGCTCAGCTCGAATGTCTCCAGCGCCGACGGCAATAACGCCGGACTCTGGTATGAGCTCGACGCTATTCTGGCGGTAGTCATCGGGGGGACGTCGTTGAACGGCGGCCGTTTTTATCTTACGGGTACCGTAATCGGTGCGCTGATTATCCAGACGCTGACCACAACCATCTATATGATCGGCGTCCCGCCGGAAATTACACTGGTCGTCAAAGCTTTTGTCGTGCTGGCGGTCTGCCTGATCCAATCGGATACCTTCCGGGCCGCTATTGCCGCCCGCTGGAAGTCGCGGCATTATCCCGCAGAGAAGGAAGTGACCCGTCATGTCTCTTAACCGCAAGTTTATTCCGATTGTGGTCACCATCGTACTGTTCCTCGTCATGTTCGCCGCCGGTTCCTTCCGGTATACCGGATTCTTCTCCCTGCAGGTACTGATGAATCTGCTCATCGACAATGCCTTTCTGCTGATCACGGCCGTTGGCATGTCCTTTGTCATCCTGTCAGGCGGCATTGATCTCTCGGTCGGCTCTATCATTGCCTTGTCGACAATGGTCTCCGCAAGCCTGGTGCAGCAGCAGGGGTGGCCGCCGGCTGTTGTTATTCCGCTGGTGCTCCTGATGGGTGCGTTGTTTGGCAGCATTATGGGAGCGATCATTCATTATTTCACAATCCAGCCGTTCATTGTAACGCTGGCGGGAATGTTCCTGGCCCGGGGCTTATGTTATGTAATCAGCATTGACACCATTACCATTGATAATTCCTTCTATACAGCCATTGCCCAGACGAGAATCCCGCTGCCGGGCGGCAGCTTTCTCTCGATCAGCGCCATTATTGCTCTTGTTGCCGTTGCTGTGGCGATCTTCACCGCCCATTACACCCGGTTTGGCCGCAACGTGTATGCGCTTGGGGGCAATGAGCAATCCGCTCTGCTGATGGGGCTTCCGGTGGGAAGAACCAAGGTGCTTGTCTATACGCTCAGCGGATTGTGCTCGGCACTTGCAGGAGTGGTGTTCACTTTTTATATGCTGTCGGGTTATGGGCTTCATGCCGTAGGCTTTGAGCTGGATACCATCGCGGCTGTCGTCATTGGCGGAACACTGCTGACCGGCGGTGTAGGTTATGTGCTGGGCACCTTCTTCGGTGTACTCATCCAAGGTGTGATTCAGACCATTATCAGCTTCGAGGGCACACTCAGCTCTTGGTGGACCAAAATTGTCATTGGCCTGCTGCTGTTCATTTTTATCCTCCTGCAGCGGGTGTTAAGCTCAAGGCGGTTGACTCTAAAAGAATAAGAAGACTGGATGGGGAGACAAATAA
This window encodes:
- the yjfF gene encoding galactofuranose ABC transporter, permease protein YjfF; translated protein: MSLNRKFIPIVVTIVLFLVMFAAGSFRYTGFFSLQVLMNLLIDNAFLLITAVGMSFVILSGGIDLSVGSIIALSTMVSASLVQQQGWPPAVVIPLVLLMGALFGSIMGAIIHYFTIQPFIVTLAGMFLARGLCYVISIDTITIDNSFYTAIAQTRIPLPGGSFLSISAIIALVAVAVAIFTAHYTRFGRNVYALGGNEQSALLMGLPVGRTKVLVYTLSGLCSALAGVVFTFYMLSGYGLHAVGFELDTIAAVVIGGTLLTGGVGYVLGTFFGVLIQGVIQTIISFEGTLSSWWTKIVIGLLLFIFILLQRVLSSRRLTLKE